In Janthinobacterium sp. B9-8, the genomic stretch TTGACGGGCAAACCCGGCCGGTGATTCAGCTCGATGAAACGGGGCTAATTTCATGGCTGGATAATAATAATCGCCCCCATGTAGTGGTGGCGGTGGATGAAGACGAGCTACGCCGTCTTGGCCCACAAATCGAGCTGCTCTCACTTAAATATAAAGACATGCACATCATTCCGCCAATTGCTGGTTTGCCCTTATTTGGCGTGGTGCCACACCACTTTTTTAGCCATGAAGTGCTGCTGCTGCGCGTGCGTAATAATCTATCTGTTAAATCGCTAACCACTTTAAAACGCGCTTTCGATTTATTCGGTGCCAGTGTGGGCCTGCTCTTACTCTCGCCACTCCTCGCCTATGTAGCGATTCAGATTAAACGTCAGGGCGGCCCCGGCAGCATCTTTTTTGGCCATGTACGTGTCGGGATTAACGGCAAGCCGTTTAAGTGCTGGAAATTTCGCACCATGGTTTCCAATAGCCAGGAAGTGCTGGAAAAACTACTCGCCAGCAGCAGCGAGGCCCGTGCCGAGTGGGATAAAGACTTTAAACTTAAAAATGATCCGCGCATCACGCCGATTGGCGAGTTTTTAAGAAAAACCAGCCTCGATGAAATCCCGCAACTTTGGAATGTGATCAAAGGCGAAATGAGTCTGGTCGGCCCTCGCCCAATTATCACGGCCGAGCTGGAACGCTATGGCGATCATGTTGATTTCTATCTGGAAGCACGCCCCGGCCTGACAGGGCTGTGGCAAGTATCGGGCCGCAACGACACCACCTACGCCGAACGCGTGGCACTAGATGCCTGGTATGTAAAAAACTGGAATCTTTGGTACGACGTGGCGATTGTCTGCAAAACCATCAAAACCGTGGCAACTGGACGCGGGGCTTATTAAAAAATGTAGGGCGTACTCGGCGCGAAGCGCAGTAGGCGTTTTGTTGATAGCTGGCGTACTGCGTTCTTCGCTGAGCGACTAAAAGCTATCGCACGCAGAGCTGAGCGACAAAAAACCGTCGCACGCGGAGCTTCGGGTACGCCCTATCAAGCCATCACGTTCCATGCATTGAGTACACCCGACTGTACTTTCTACATTTTAAAGCCGTACCTCAGCACAAAAAAATCAGCGCCGTAATTCGGTGTTTTTATATCGCTATTAGAGTGGTGCTGATACAACAATGTTAAATCTTGTGATCTACGCTCACCAAAGCGCACCCCTGCGCCCAATTGCTCGCCAAACTGAAAAGCCGTACTAAAAGGGCCGCGTTTAGCGTAATCAGTGCGGGAAAACAAATGCCCGCCCAAGCCAGCCTCCACAAACCACTGTAAGCCCTCTTCTTCCGGTGTCCATTCATAACGCAGCTCAGGTGTAATAAATAATTCACCCGTATTGCGGCTGTCACCACGCCAGAGC encodes the following:
- the wbaP gene encoding undecaprenyl-phosphate galactose phosphotransferase WbaP; amino-acid sequence: MNKHLQAERAKPLLALADFAALTASFCVALAMLSFFRHQKIGGDFAAWWWWEGSQQSTAFLFLAVLTVGNFWWRGHYSLRLPFWDELLEILRALLLAALLNGMLVLLGKFTVSRFLWPMSWSLALLLLPFLRSQMKNWLLSKKLWQLPTVIIGASSNAIDACRAMHSERQLGFEVQAFLSINKNDPAELAIDGQTRPVIQLDETGLISWLDNNNRPHVVVAVDEDELRRLGPQIELLSLKYKDMHIIPPIAGLPLFGVVPHHFFSHEVLLLRVRNNLSVKSLTTLKRAFDLFGASVGLLLLSPLLAYVAIQIKRQGGPGSIFFGHVRVGINGKPFKCWKFRTMVSNSQEVLEKLLASSSEARAEWDKDFKLKNDPRITPIGEFLRKTSLDEIPQLWNVIKGEMSLVGPRPIITAELERYGDHVDFYLEARPGLTGLWQVSGRNDTTYAERVALDAWYVKNWNLWYDVAIVCKTIKTVATGRGAY
- a CDS encoding acyloxyacyl hydrolase is translated as MLTLGIRFCLICILLAAADAKAFEWQVSAGQGIQPKHVEQHHLFRVAWRTDLPWSWYESKTGKLSTGLAVGAGLWRGDSRNTGELFITPELRYEWTPEEEGLQWFVEAGLGGHLFSRTDYAKRGPFSTAFQFGEQLGAGVRFGERRSQDLTLLYQHHSNSDIKTPNYGADFFVLRYGFKM